From one Vibrio neonatus genomic stretch:
- a CDS encoding magnesium transporter, with translation MSDASLPPTSDGLGRKFARSALSVVTYIVKAIIVFAVIGGASVALSHLGAIHGTDLPAEYFSNGLPNIVKLLDSEVFMGFVFFVTVSVIIYVLYLLWQLHEIAVHKASNMSSAHTQIVFALSLCGLFINKAWWVLAIIIAFTRWDVIGESISKIIRNGTASSKNMPAQTQTQTQTQTSMQNEKSGE, from the coding sequence ATGTCTGATGCATCCTTACCTCCTACCAGTGACGGTCTTGGGAGAAAATTCGCAAGGAGCGCTCTGTCTGTTGTTACTTATATTGTTAAAGCCATCATTGTGTTTGCCGTTATCGGTGGAGCGTCGGTTGCTTTGTCTCATCTAGGTGCCATCCACGGCACAGATTTACCCGCAGAATATTTTAGTAATGGGCTTCCAAACATAGTCAAATTATTAGACTCGGAAGTGTTTATGGGGTTTGTCTTTTTCGTCACAGTCTCAGTGATCATTTACGTGCTGTATTTATTGTGGCAACTGCATGAAATTGCAGTACATAAAGCCTCGAATATGTCCAGCGCGCATACTCAAATCGTATTTGCTCTTTCTCTTTGTGGTTTGTTCATCAATAAAGCGTGGTGGGTATTAGCCATCATCATCGCCTTTACCCGTTGGGATGTGATTGGTGAATCTATTTCCAAGATTATTCGTAATGGCACGGCTAGCTCAAAGAACATGCCTGCGCAAACGCAAACGCAAACGCAAACGCAAACGTCAATGCAAAATGAAAAGTCAGGAGAGTAA
- a CDS encoding HlyD family secretion protein, giving the protein MKEIMLPYILICWILVKIGFIKWTLRNATLMVGTGMLIATALFVAHRFWSPADLTDSTTVKAPHAVLSPLFGQEVDEVYVTHNQMVKKGDLIYTLRSEDTESKMDSLQAQKKASEAEILSLRRQQQNDRKTLQRLEKLKDFAQESERDDTRTRIETAEANIAAAHAQIMNIEAQMATAKWEHERREVRAPFDGQLSITNITSGTRTGNMHLYSTEKKFVEMRIPDQTYRGIKKGQFAEFYVDAYPGGIFRGRVHSVTTGTGEAQVQVRQGSQHVRQHVGNNMNSHGRTIVIEFEEPQGYNIPIGSTGSGWVSAEKPHPMLGFMDIIGAATVRLKAYKAYLSAM; this is encoded by the coding sequence ATGAAAGAGATTATGTTGCCTTACATTCTTATATGTTGGATTTTAGTCAAGATAGGCTTTATTAAATGGACGTTACGTAATGCCACCTTAATGGTGGGCACAGGCATGTTGATTGCCACCGCGTTATTCGTTGCGCACCGTTTTTGGTCACCAGCAGATTTAACCGATAGTACTACAGTGAAAGCGCCACATGCAGTATTAAGCCCGTTATTTGGGCAAGAAGTGGATGAGGTGTACGTCACTCATAACCAGATGGTGAAAAAGGGCGATCTCATTTACACCCTGCGCTCAGAAGATACCGAATCCAAAATGGATAGCTTACAAGCGCAGAAAAAGGCCAGTGAAGCTGAAATTTTGTCTTTGAGACGCCAACAACAAAACGATAGAAAAACTCTACAGCGTTTAGAAAAGCTAAAAGATTTTGCCCAAGAGTCGGAGAGAGACGATACTCGCACGCGCATCGAGACAGCAGAAGCGAACATCGCCGCCGCACATGCGCAGATCATGAATATTGAAGCTCAGATGGCGACCGCCAAATGGGAACATGAGCGCCGCGAAGTACGTGCGCCATTTGATGGACAGTTGTCGATCACCAATATTACCAGCGGTACTCGCACCGGTAACATGCACTTATATTCAACAGAGAAAAAGTTTGTTGAGATGAGAATCCCAGATCAAACCTATCGAGGTATTAAAAAAGGTCAATTTGCTGAGTTCTATGTGGACGCCTATCCTGGGGGGATTTTCCGCGGGCGAGTGCATAGCGTGACTACCGGCACTGGTGAAGCGCAAGTGCAAGTGCGTCAGGGTAGCCAACATGTCAGACAGCATGTAGGTAACAATATGAATTCCCACGGGCGTACCATTGTCATCGAATTTGAAGAGCCGCAAGGGTATAACATTCCAATTGGTTCGACCGGCTCTGGCTGGGTGTCAGCGGAAAAACCGCACCCAATGCTTGGCTTTATGGATATCATCGGCGCTGCGACAGTACGGTTAAAGGCGTATAAAGCCTACTTGTCAGCCATGTAA
- a CDS encoding DUF6929 family protein → MKTRNYVAASLLSAVAIAVSGCSQTPAQTESFDFVIGNSTINPNLSSGSAMVVNNSKIIVSGDDSPWLFDVADDFSIDSKTLIDNFPVNQDNRVAHATKPDFESMTLLNYNNQPYYFVVGSGSKKVLRENAYLIPADGGDNIKLSLSQFYTDLHSAAGFKDEEKINIEGIANSADETYIFNRGNEGKNAIFTMKTADMLNYLQGKIDHIPSLDVVEITLPSINGVQACLSGADFWQSSNSLIYTASVEGNNSSSVNDGEIQGSFVGVLPIDALNNKESLDLTPYSQLIQNAGKPVITKAESIAVAEQTSEQASGYVVSDNDNGTSQFFTFTIHKPSAL, encoded by the coding sequence ATGAAAACAAGAAACTATGTCGCAGCGAGCCTTCTAAGCGCTGTTGCTATTGCTGTTAGTGGCTGCTCTCAAACTCCAGCGCAAACAGAGTCATTTGACTTTGTGATCGGCAATTCCACCATCAACCCAAATCTCTCTTCTGGTTCTGCAATGGTGGTAAACAATAGTAAAATTATTGTTTCAGGTGATGACTCACCATGGTTATTTGATGTGGCTGATGACTTTTCTATTGATAGCAAAACGCTTATCGACAACTTCCCAGTCAATCAAGACAATCGCGTAGCCCACGCAACAAAACCTGATTTCGAGTCAATGACGCTGCTAAATTACAACAATCAACCTTATTACTTTGTGGTTGGTTCTGGCAGCAAAAAAGTGTTACGTGAAAATGCGTATCTAATCCCAGCTGATGGCGGGGATAACATCAAGTTATCGCTGTCACAATTCTATACTGATTTACACAGTGCTGCGGGTTTCAAAGACGAAGAAAAAATAAACATTGAAGGCATTGCGAATTCTGCAGATGAAACTTACATTTTCAACCGTGGTAATGAAGGTAAGAATGCAATCTTCACAATGAAAACTGCCGATATGTTGAATTATCTGCAAGGTAAGATCGATCATATTCCTTCATTGGATGTTGTAGAAATTACATTGCCTAGCATCAACGGTGTGCAAGCATGCTTATCTGGTGCAGATTTTTGGCAAAGTAGCAACAGCTTGATTTATACGGCTTCAGTTGAAGGTAATAATTCAAGTAGCGTGAATGATGGTGAGATCCAAGGCAGTTTTGTTGGGGTGCTACCTATCGATGCACTTAACAATAAAGAGAGTCTTGATCTTACGCCATATAGCCAGTTGATACAAAATGCTGGCAAACCAGTGATCACCAAAGCGGAATCTATTGCAGTTGCTGAGCAAACTAGCGAGCAAGCATCGGGTTATGTAGTGAGTGATAATGACAATGGTACAAGCCAGTTCTTTACCTTCACTATCCATAAGCCTTCCGCTTTATAA
- a CDS encoding IS3 family transposase (programmed frameshift) has protein sequence MTKRQRRTFSSEFKMDAACLVLDQGYSVPEAARSMNVGETVLRRWIEQLKIERGGITPTAKALTSEQIKIQELEARINRLEREKSILKKGHSSLNVGRARTLSLIDHLREHESVKLLCELFDVATSCYYEFKQRKPDANRVRLASRIRELFNISRGSAGSRTIVSMLRSEGIKIGRFKVRKLMHEACLASKQPGSHRYKSAKTERPDIPNLLKRKFSVTIPNQVWCGDITYIWSGSRWVYLAVVLDLYSRRVVGWALSNKPDSALTTKALDMAWEQRGRPDGIMFHSDQGVQYGSRKFRQRLWRYRMAQSMSRRGNCWDNAPMERLFRSLKTEWIPATGYMNQNQAQKDISYYLMNYYNRQRPHQANDGVSPVTAENRLKIVSGIC, from the exons ATGACAAAACGACAACGACGTACATTTTCTTCTGAGTTCAAAATGGATGCAGCATGCTTGGTTCTTGATCAAGGTTACTCAGTTCCCGAAGCAGCACGCTCAATGAATGTTGGTGAAACGGTTTTACGGCGCTGGATCGAACAGCTTAAGATCGAGCGAGGTGGTATTACCCCAACGGCCAAAGCGCTTACTTCGGAGCAGATAAAAATCCAAGAGTTAGAAGCCCGGATTAATCGACTTGAGAGGGAAAAGTCGATATTAAAAAAGG GCCACAGCTCTCTTAATGTCGGACGAGCTCGAACGCTCTCGTTGATTGATCACTTAAGGGAGCATGAATCAGTCAAGTTGTTGTGTGAGCTTTTTGATGTAGCTACATCTTGCTATTACGAGTTTAAACAGCGTAAGCCCGATGCTAATCGTGTTCGGCTTGCTAGCAGGATAAGAGAGCTTTTTAACATTAGTCGTGGCTCTGCTGGAAGTCGCACGATTGTGTCTATGCTTCGCTCTGAAGGCATCAAAATTGGCCGATTTAAAGTACGGAAGTTAATGCATGAGGCCTGTTTAGCAAGTAAACAACCCGGCTCCCATCGATATAAATCGGCTAAAACAGAACGTCCAGACATCCCGAATTTGTTGAAAAGAAAATTCTCGGTAACCATTCCAAATCAAGTTTGGTGTGGTGATATTACTTATATTTGGTCAGGCTCAAGATGGGTATATTTGGCAGTTGTTCTAGACCTTTATAGCCGTCGAGTTGTTGGCTGGGCTCTATCCAACAAACCCGATTCGGCTCTAACAACTAAAGCTTTAGATATGGCTTGGGAACAGCGAGGGCGACCAGATGGTATTATGTTCCACTCAGATCAAGGGGTTCAATACGGGAGTCGCAAGTTCCGTCAAAGACTCTGGCGATATCGAATGGCTCAAAGCATGAGCCGACGTGGAAACTGTTGGGACAATGCGCCGATGGAAAGGTTATTTAGAAGCCTGAAAACAGAATGGATTCCGGCAACTGGTTACATGAACCAAAACCAAGCCCAAAAAGACATCAGCTATTACCTGATGAACTATTACAATCGACAGAGGCCACATCAAGCAAATGATGGGGTTTCGCCGGTTACTGCCGAAAATCGGCTTAAGATAGTGTCCGGTATTTGTTGA
- a CDS encoding cation:proton antiporter, translated as MHEDWAALGIATVGIVGLGCQWLAWRLKLPAILFLLLAGIIAGPVTGWFQPQQVIGEHFFALVSLAVAVILFEGSLTLRFAEIKGVSNTVWSIVSIGALISWALTSIATHYLLGFEWSLALLFGSLTVVTGPTVIVPLLRTVRPTSRLSNILRWEGILIDPLGALFVVMVYEFIISSSSSQSFEVFGIILVIGFGVGIAAGATIAALLRRRWLPEYLQPFGVLTVVLAVFAVSNYLESESGLLTVTVMGIWLANARDVNIQSILHFKEHLTVMFITGLFILLAARIDLEDFHALGWSAVVLFVVIQLLSRPLSIFISTARSSLHFKEKLFLAWVAPRGIVAASISALFAIKLYAFGVEEAKLLVPLVFMVIIGTVVLQSATARPLANFLSVAERSPRGFLIIGANDVARAMALALAKYDLRVVVTDSNWDYISQAKMSGLEFYYGNPTSSHADEYLDLIGVGHVVALSPDKHFNIMACMQYLSDFGENRVFCLKDLKTDDGNKHTVSKGSFGQILFDGKHSFKKLASLINQGAEIKHTTLSDAFTYKDYLNQYKDALLQPLFVVTVLKRIHMVSDNASFSPQAGETVVSLIKSAE; from the coding sequence ATGCACGAAGATTGGGCTGCGCTAGGCATTGCTACTGTGGGTATTGTCGGTTTAGGTTGTCAATGGTTGGCTTGGCGATTGAAGCTTCCTGCCATTTTGTTCTTGCTGTTAGCTGGGATTATTGCAGGCCCTGTAACTGGTTGGTTTCAACCTCAACAAGTGATTGGTGAGCACTTTTTTGCGTTGGTATCACTGGCGGTCGCGGTCATTTTGTTTGAAGGTAGCTTAACTTTACGCTTTGCTGAAATAAAAGGTGTGAGTAATACAGTATGGTCAATTGTTTCCATTGGGGCATTGATCTCGTGGGCATTAACCAGTATTGCAACTCACTATTTATTGGGGTTTGAATGGTCTTTAGCACTGTTATTTGGCAGCTTAACCGTGGTTACAGGCCCTACGGTGATTGTTCCTTTATTGCGAACCGTCCGTCCCACTTCTCGTTTATCCAATATTTTGCGCTGGGAAGGGATCTTAATTGATCCACTTGGTGCACTTTTTGTCGTCATGGTTTATGAGTTTATTATCTCTAGCAGCTCTTCACAAAGTTTTGAAGTCTTTGGCATTATTTTAGTCATTGGTTTTGGCGTCGGGATTGCAGCGGGTGCTACGATAGCAGCACTGTTGAGACGACGTTGGTTACCTGAATACTTACAACCGTTTGGTGTATTAACTGTGGTATTAGCGGTATTTGCTGTATCCAATTATCTTGAGTCTGAATCGGGACTACTCACGGTAACTGTGATGGGCATATGGCTGGCAAATGCTCGAGATGTCAATATCCAGAGTATTTTGCACTTTAAAGAGCACCTCACGGTTATGTTCATTACCGGCTTATTTATTTTGCTTGCCGCACGTATTGATCTTGAAGATTTTCATGCTTTGGGATGGAGCGCTGTCGTGTTATTTGTGGTTATTCAACTGCTCTCAAGACCGTTATCAATTTTTATTTCTACAGCTCGCAGCAGTTTACATTTCAAAGAAAAGTTGTTTTTGGCATGGGTAGCACCTAGGGGGATTGTGGCCGCTTCTATTTCAGCATTGTTTGCTATTAAGCTTTATGCGTTTGGAGTTGAAGAAGCTAAGTTATTAGTTCCTTTAGTCTTTATGGTCATTATTGGCACCGTTGTTTTACAAAGTGCGACAGCAAGGCCATTGGCAAATTTTCTAAGTGTGGCCGAACGTTCACCGAGAGGGTTTTTAATAATTGGTGCTAATGATGTTGCCCGTGCTATGGCGCTAGCACTTGCAAAATACGATTTACGGGTGGTCGTTACCGATTCAAACTGGGATTACATTAGCCAAGCTAAGATGTCAGGGTTGGAGTTTTATTATGGTAACCCTACGTCCAGTCATGCGGATGAGTATTTAGATCTAATTGGAGTGGGGCATGTGGTTGCTTTGAGCCCTGATAAACATTTTAACATTATGGCATGTATGCAGTATTTGTCTGATTTTGGTGAGAATAGAGTGTTTTGCCTTAAAGATCTAAAAACTGATGATGGAAATAAACATACTGTAAGCAAAGGCTCTTTTGGGCAAATACTGTTTGATGGAAAACACAGTTTTAAAAAGCTCGCGAGTTTAATCAACCAAGGTGCTGAAATTAAACACACTACGCTAAGTGATGCTTTCACGTATAAAGACTATTTAAATCAATACAAAGATGCATTACTACAGCCACTTTTTGTGGTGACTGTCCTTAAAAGGATTCATATGGTCAGTGACAACGCTTCATTTTCACCACAAGCGGGAGAAACGGTAGTCTCACTGATAAAATCAGCGGAATAG
- a CDS encoding NAD(P)H-dependent oxidoreductase, with translation MSHPIIKDLNSRYTAKKYDANKRISAEDMEVLKEAIRLSASSINSQPWKFVVIESEAAKQRFHDTFANMHQFNQPHAKEASHIILFAHNPKYTKDDYRKVVDVEVSSGHLPADMYDNMLNGAFGFVDLNTDETGFNGSWTKAQTYIAVGNTLHTLARMGIASTPMEGVDSKLIGEIFAEELGDYQCDFALAIGYHLDGEDYNYGKPKARLATEDVITVI, from the coding sequence ATGTCGCATCCAATCATTAAAGATCTAAACAGCCGTTATACAGCTAAAAAATACGACGCAAATAAACGTATTTCTGCTGAAGATATGGAAGTGCTAAAAGAAGCTATTCGTTTATCTGCATCTTCAATTAATTCACAGCCTTGGAAATTTGTTGTGATTGAAAGTGAAGCAGCTAAGCAGCGTTTTCACGATACTTTTGCCAATATGCACCAATTTAATCAACCACATGCGAAAGAAGCGTCACACATTATCTTGTTTGCACACAATCCCAAATACACCAAAGATGACTACCGAAAAGTGGTAGATGTTGAAGTTAGTTCAGGCCACCTTCCTGCCGACATGTACGACAACATGCTCAACGGTGCATTTGGTTTTGTTGATTTAAATACGGATGAAACAGGCTTTAACGGCAGTTGGACAAAAGCTCAGACCTATATTGCCGTGGGTAACACGTTACACACTTTAGCTCGCATGGGGATAGCCTCTACTCCGATGGAAGGTGTTGACTCAAAACTGATTGGTGAAATATTTGCTGAAGAGCTAGGTGATTATCAATGTGATTTTGCTTTAGCTATTGGCTACCACTTAGATGGCGAGGATTACAATTACGGTAAACCTAAAGCGCGTTTAGCTACTGAAGATGTGATTACAGTTATTTAG
- a CDS encoding SDR family NAD(P)-dependent oxidoreductase: MSNKVAFISGATGGIGFQVAKRLGQDGYTVVLNGIEDDKGAERLVELKEAGIKAEYYGFDVTDEHAVTANINAIGEKYGQIDVVVNNAGGLGGRSPIEGMETDFFRKVMALNLDSAFFVSRAAIPFLKKSDNASIINFTSNAAWNAGGPGAGIYGTSKAAVHTLTRALAKELAPANIRVNAVSPGTIDTPFHAQIKATKPEVFASWANSIMLGRLGQPEEVASAISFLVSKDASFITAETLQIGGGQALGI; this comes from the coding sequence ATGTCTAATAAAGTAGCATTTATCTCAGGCGCAACTGGAGGCATCGGCTTTCAAGTTGCAAAACGTCTTGGTCAAGATGGATACACAGTCGTTCTTAACGGCATCGAAGATGACAAAGGCGCAGAGCGTCTAGTTGAGCTTAAAGAAGCTGGTATCAAAGCTGAGTACTACGGTTTTGACGTAACTGATGAGCATGCAGTAACTGCTAACATCAATGCTATTGGCGAAAAATACGGTCAAATCGACGTTGTAGTAAACAACGCTGGTGGCCTAGGTGGTCGTAGCCCAATCGAAGGCATGGAAACTGATTTCTTCCGTAAAGTAATGGCTCTTAACCTTGATAGCGCGTTCTTCGTATCTCGTGCTGCAATCCCATTCTTGAAGAAGTCTGATAATGCATCAATCATCAACTTCACTTCAAACGCTGCTTGGAACGCTGGTGGCCCTGGTGCTGGTATCTACGGTACTTCTAAAGCTGCAGTACACACTCTAACACGTGCGCTAGCTAAAGAACTTGCTCCTGCAAACATCCGTGTTAATGCTGTATCTCCTGGTACTATCGATACTCCATTCCATGCGCAAATCAAAGCGACTAAGCCAGAAGTATTCGCTTCTTGGGCTAACAGCATTATGCTAGGTCGTCTAGGTCAACCAGAAGAAGTTGCATCTGCAATTTCTTTCCTAGTAAGCAAAGATGCTTCGTTCATCACAGCTGAAACGCTACAAATCGGTGGTGGTCAAGCTCTAGGTATTTAA
- a CDS encoding transposase: MTTARKQLVSIDATPYYHCVSRCVRQSYLCGHDYKKRTCYNHRKQWVEQKLIALTYCYCIDVCAYAIMSNHYHLVLYINKNKALALSQLEVVERWSLDHKLPLLIKRWLRKELTNRAEEEKCNKIIELWRKRLWDLSWFMKDLNFEIACKANREDNCKGHFWESRFKSQALLDDQALLAAMAYVDLNPIRASTAKMPEASEYTSIKARLDALGNGCISPNYLCPFIGHSSNETQSGIPFKLMDYIELVDWTAQEFREGKASIDHTLPPILQRLSFDQQHWIKVCTHLERRRTTAISTRLYQIEHAKLLLGKSKIHMYWLN, translated from the coding sequence ATGACCACTGCACGCAAACAACTAGTATCGATTGACGCTACTCCTTATTACCACTGCGTATCTCGATGTGTCCGACAAAGTTATTTATGCGGTCACGACTACAAAAAGCGCACTTGTTACAATCATAGAAAGCAATGGGTCGAGCAAAAGCTTATTGCATTGACATACTGTTACTGTATCGACGTTTGTGCTTACGCCATTATGAGTAATCATTATCATCTGGTATTATATATCAATAAAAACAAAGCATTAGCTTTATCACAACTCGAGGTTGTAGAAAGATGGAGCCTTGATCATAAACTTCCTTTATTGATAAAACGCTGGTTAAGAAAAGAACTAACTAACCGTGCTGAAGAAGAAAAATGCAACAAAATCATCGAGCTCTGGCGAAAGAGATTATGGGATTTAAGTTGGTTTATGAAAGACTTAAATTTTGAAATCGCATGTAAAGCTAACAGAGAAGACAACTGTAAAGGCCATTTTTGGGAGAGTCGTTTTAAAAGCCAAGCATTACTCGATGACCAAGCACTTTTAGCCGCAATGGCTTATGTCGATCTCAATCCAATCAGAGCAAGTACAGCTAAAATGCCTGAAGCATCTGAATATACTTCAATCAAGGCTAGGTTAGATGCCCTCGGAAATGGCTGCATTTCACCAAATTACCTATGCCCGTTTATTGGTCATTCAAGTAATGAAACTCAAAGTGGTATTCCATTCAAGCTGATGGATTATATTGAATTAGTGGACTGGACAGCACAAGAGTTCAGAGAAGGAAAAGCGTCTATAGACCATACTCTACCCCCTATCTTACAAAGACTTAGCTTTGATCAACAACACTGGATTAAGGTCTGTACCCATCTAGAGCGTCGTCGAACGACAGCGATCAGTACGAGGCTATATCAAATTGAACATGCTAAGTTACTGCTAGGTAAATCGAAGATACATATGTATTGGTTAAATTAA